The following proteins come from a genomic window of Panicum hallii strain FIL2 chromosome 8, PHallii_v3.1, whole genome shotgun sequence:
- the LOC112901889 gene encoding uncharacterized protein LOC112901889, with amino-acid sequence MASASRLLPPAPPPAAPLHRPRTRSHLAVPRLRCRAASSAATSSGAALLERGGSAAEVALREFVTLDELRAAVRLRVRTFCEYAIDSVGAEDHRKALADREFEALQDRISGKMINFQRVSCINGTVPLSPSLMTADELCSMCKFVEDGEERVVVGSLDLNQCLWLPDELTGKRPGVNEDSQTRAYLSNVCVAKELQKKGLGYALVDKSKKLAREWGITDLYVHVAINNIAGQKLYKKSGFVYEGEEPAWKARFLGRPRRLLLWFDMNKEPL; translated from the exons ATGGCGTCGGCGTCGCGGCTGCTCCCACCCGCGCCTCCTCCGGCCGCGCCACTCCACCGCCCGCGTACGCGCAGCCACCTCGCCGTCCCGCGCCTCCGGTGCCGGGCCGCCTCCTCTGCGGCGACCTCCAGCGGCGCCGCCCTGCTCGAACGCGGCGGAAGTGCCGCGGAGGTGGCCCTGCGGGAGTTCGTCACGCTCGACGAGCTccgcgccgccgtgcgcctccgcgTGCGCACCTTCTGCGAGTACGCCATCGACTCTGTCGGTGCCGAG GATCACAGAAAGGCTCTTGCAGACAGGGAATTTGAAGCGTTGCAGGATAGAATTTCTGGGAAAATGATCAATTTCCAAAGAGTTTCTTGTATAAATGGGACTGTACCACTGTCCCCATCCTTAATGACAGCTGATGAGCTTTGTTCTATGTGCAAG TTTGTGGAGGATGGAGAAGAGAGAGTAGTAGTTGGTAGTTTAGACCTTAATCAGTGTCTCTGGCTACCAGATGAATTGACTGGCAAGAGGCCTGGG GTGAATGAAGACAGCCAGACAAGAGCATATCTGAGCAATGTTTGTGTCGCTAAGGAGCTCCAGAAAAAGGGGTTAGGTTATGCATTGGTTGACAAGTCCAAGAAATTAGCTCGTGAATGGG GCATAACAGATCTGTACGTCCATGTCGCCATAAACAACATAGCAGGACAAAAGCTGTACAAGAAGAGTGGATTTGTTTATGAAGGCGAAGAACCTGCATGGAAGGCTAGGTTTCTGGGCCGGCCTCGAAGGTTGCTTCTTTGGTTTGATATGAACAAAGAGCCATTGTGA